A section of the Rummeliibacillus pycnus genome encodes:
- a CDS encoding GlpM family protein: MGYVIQFIIGGTVMMLAAMLSKSKYLFLSGVITLLPILTLMNLNLQVHNMTAENFHMTQRNGIVGAVGMVVLVGGIYLLTNWVKPGQAILIAFGIYIVYMVGTRYLIA, from the coding sequence GTGGGATATGTGATCCAATTTATCATTGGTGGCACAGTGATGATGCTTGCCGCTATGTTAAGTAAGTCGAAGTATTTGTTCTTATCAGGTGTTATTACGCTTTTACCTATTTTGACTTTGATGAATTTAAATTTACAAGTTCATAATATGACAGCCGAAAATTTTCACATGACACAACGTAATGGTATTGTGGGAGCTGTGGGTATGGTTGTTTTGGTAGGAGGCATTTATTTACTTACCAACTGGGTAAAACCTGGTCAAGCTATACTAATTGCTTTTGGAATTTATATTGTTTATATGGTGGGAACGAGATATTTAATTGCATAA
- a CDS encoding manganese efflux pump MntP, with protein sequence MHWITIILIGIAANLDNLGIGLSYGVKNTKVPLTSNVTIAAMSMIVTYLSIMIGSTLIEFIAPNKAYFVGNLLLCIIGLYTIISYKFSSTTSAENLEGIDKDRNNIISFREALVLGLILSINCLGSGIAIGANGISAIWTVISIGFFSILTFAIGGHFGLLLSKTFIGKYSTIISGVILIFIGILEMFI encoded by the coding sequence ATGCATTGGATCACCATTATTTTGATTGGAATTGCTGCAAATTTAGATAACTTAGGAATTGGGCTTTCTTATGGTGTAAAGAATACCAAGGTACCCCTTACTTCAAATGTTACAATAGCAGCCATGTCGATGATCGTTACTTATTTATCTATAATGATTGGGAGTACACTTATTGAATTTATCGCACCTAACAAAGCATATTTTGTAGGTAATCTTCTGCTATGTATCATAGGTTTATATACGATAATTTCGTATAAATTTTCTTCTACAACATCAGCAGAAAACTTAGAGGGAATCGATAAAGATCGAAATAATATCATATCTTTTAGGGAAGCGTTAGTGTTAGGACTAATCTTATCGATAAACTGTTTAGGTAGTGGAATAGCCATCGGGGCAAATGGGATTTCAGCTATTTGGACAGTAATTTCTATTGGTTTCTTTTCGATTTTAACATTTGCAATTGGTGGCCATTTTGGTCTTCTGCTTTCAAAAACATTTATCGGAAAGTACTCTACGATCATATCAGGCGTGATCCTTATATTTATCGGGATATTGGAGATGTTTATTTAA
- a CDS encoding monooxygenase has product MAYILQVDFKMNGPFGDNMAKEFEGLARSINDEDGVIWKIWTENADTKEAGGIYLFNTKKNAEKYLEMHTKRLTSFGITQISGKIFDINKILTNINHGPIDVLEE; this is encoded by the coding sequence ATGGCGTATATTTTACAAGTAGATTTCAAAATGAACGGACCGTTTGGGGACAACATGGCAAAAGAATTTGAAGGACTTGCACGAAGTATTAATGATGAAGACGGGGTTATTTGGAAAATTTGGACAGAGAATGCTGATACAAAAGAAGCTGGTGGTATCTATTTGTTTAATACAAAAAAGAACGCAGAAAAGTATCTTGAAATGCATACTAAACGTCTTACAAGCTTCGGAATTACTCAAATAAGCGGTAAAATTTTCGACATAAATAAGATTCTTACGAATATTAACCATGGTCCAATTGATGTTTTAGAGGAATAG
- a CDS encoding Dps family protein: MSNLQKELNQLVASWSVLYMKLHNFHWYVKGSAFFTLHLKFEELYNEASEHLDHIAERILALNGQPIATLKEHLEISEIKEAVGSETAEQMVKTLIQDFETVMSNLKAGMSEAANNHDHMTEDLLNSIYQSLEKHVWMLKAFLG; encoded by the coding sequence ATGTCAAATTTACAAAAAGAATTAAATCAGCTTGTAGCTTCATGGTCTGTTTTATACATGAAACTACACAACTTTCACTGGTATGTGAAGGGATCAGCGTTTTTTACACTACACCTTAAATTTGAGGAGCTTTATAATGAGGCATCAGAACATTTGGATCATATAGCCGAGCGAATATTAGCTCTAAATGGACAGCCTATTGCAACTTTAAAAGAGCACTTGGAGATCTCAGAAATTAAAGAAGCAGTAGGTAGTGAAACCGCAGAACAGATGGTTAAAACACTAATTCAGGATTTTGAAACAGTAATGAGCAATCTAAAAGCTGGTATGTCTGAAGCAGCAAACAATCATGATCATATGACTGAGGATTTATTAAATTCTATTTATCAAAGTTTAGAAAAGCATGTATGGATGTTGAAGGCTTTTTTAGGATAA
- a CDS encoding metal ABC transporter solute-binding protein, Zn/Mn family → MKKIFSIFLVALLAVFTAACGANKEAGTSKNNTGKLKIYTTVYPLEYFTQRIGGNYVEVSSIYPPGSNEHTFEPTQRDMMNVADANYFFFIGLGLEGFVENAKKSLQNENVKFVETAANVSKDKLAVSTGHDDEDEHTHATTDQHSHENNHVDPHVWMSPIISQDLALSIKDALVKAQPNHKAEFEKNYQSLVKDLKNLDSDFKTMANKAPNKNFFVSHAAFGYIAGTYGLNQVSVAGLNSQDEPSQQKLTKIVDQAKKDHIHYILFEQNVSSNLAKVIEQDVGAKSLTLHNLSVLTNDDIKKHEDYFTLMHRNIKTFEKALEK, encoded by the coding sequence ATGAAAAAAATCTTCTCCATTTTTCTTGTTGCCTTATTAGCTGTTTTTACTGCAGCTTGTGGTGCAAACAAAGAAGCTGGAACATCTAAAAATAATACCGGCAAACTAAAAATTTACACAACAGTTTATCCGCTTGAATATTTTACACAACGAATTGGTGGTAACTATGTTGAAGTATCGTCCATCTATCCTCCTGGATCTAACGAACATACTTTTGAACCTACCCAAAGAGATATGATGAATGTAGCAGATGCAAATTATTTCTTTTTTATCGGATTAGGCCTTGAAGGATTCGTTGAGAATGCAAAAAAATCCTTACAAAACGAAAATGTAAAGTTCGTTGAAACAGCTGCGAATGTATCAAAAGACAAGTTGGCTGTTAGCACAGGACATGATGACGAAGATGAGCATACGCATGCTACAACCGATCAACATAGTCATGAAAATAATCATGTAGATCCACATGTTTGGATGTCACCTATCATTAGCCAAGATTTAGCACTTTCAATTAAAGATGCGTTGGTCAAAGCACAACCTAATCACAAAGCAGAATTCGAAAAAAACTATCAATCACTTGTTAAAGATCTTAAAAACTTAGATAGCGATTTTAAAACAATGGCTAACAAAGCACCAAATAAAAATTTCTTTGTCTCACATGCTGCATTTGGCTATATTGCTGGAACTTATGGACTCAACCAAGTCTCTGTGGCAGGCTTAAATTCACAAGATGAACCATCTCAACAAAAACTAACAAAAATCGTCGATCAAGCAAAAAAAGATCACATTCACTATATCCTATTTGAACAAAATGTATCTTCAAATTTGGCAAAAGTAATTGAACAAGACGTGGGTGCGAAATCTCTTACACTGCATAACCTAAGCGTATTAACAAATGATGACATAAAGAAGCATGAAGATTACTTTACTTTAATGCATAGAAATATAAAGACATTTGAGAAAGCTTTAGAAAAATAA
- the yidD gene encoding membrane protein insertion efficiency factor YidD produces the protein MKKLLILPIRFYQKVISPLKPPSCRFYPTCSNYGIEAIEKHGAIKGGYLTIRRILRCQPFCEGGYDPVPEEWPPKKK, from the coding sequence GTGAAAAAGCTCTTAATCTTACCTATTCGCTTCTACCAAAAAGTGATTTCACCTTTAAAACCACCAAGCTGTCGCTTCTATCCAACATGCTCAAACTATGGCATTGAAGCAATCGAAAAACATGGTGCTATAAAAGGTGGGTACCTAACCATACGTAGGATTTTACGCTGCCAACCATTTTGTGAAGGTGGCTATGATCCCGTTCCTGAAGAATGGCCTCCAAAAAAGAAATAA
- a CDS encoding M15 family metallopeptidase, which produces MESSLSTIKHIDQIYKVTSQMNIRKGAGVKYSKIDQVDQGIFVKATEFYKGWYKINYKGNIGSGWAPGKYLEIAPVNYKEAGLVELTEKDGFVIDLHYATKKNFMGYRLYPKKAKALMTKSTAKKLKKANKLANKKGYKIKIWDAYRPLSVQWEMWYKIQNHMYVAYPLEDSKHSKGVSVDVTLVDRKGKELKMPTKFDSFSEKAGRSYPNNSKKAQQNMEFLTEIMLEAGFTAISSEWWHYNDSNSDFPTLDVPVK; this is translated from the coding sequence ATGGAATCATCTCTATCAACAATTAAACATATTGATCAAATATATAAAGTAACTAGTCAGATGAATATCCGTAAAGGCGCTGGTGTAAAATATTCTAAAATTGATCAAGTTGATCAAGGAATTTTCGTTAAAGCAACTGAATTCTATAAAGGCTGGTATAAGATAAATTATAAAGGGAATATTGGGTCTGGCTGGGCGCCTGGAAAATATTTAGAAATTGCGCCTGTCAATTATAAGGAAGCTGGATTAGTTGAGTTAACAGAAAAAGATGGTTTTGTTATTGATTTGCATTATGCGACAAAAAAGAATTTTATGGGGTATAGGTTATATCCAAAAAAAGCAAAAGCATTAATGACAAAATCAACGGCCAAAAAATTAAAAAAAGCAAATAAATTAGCAAACAAAAAAGGCTATAAGATTAAAATTTGGGATGCGTATCGTCCCTTAAGTGTACAGTGGGAAATGTGGTATAAGATACAAAACCATATGTATGTAGCATACCCATTAGAGGACTCAAAACACAGTAAAGGTGTTAGTGTTGATGTAACACTTGTTGATCGTAAAGGAAAAGAATTAAAAATGCCAACAAAATTTGACTCTTTCTCGGAAAAAGCAGGACGTAGCTATCCCAATAACTCTAAAAAAGCTCAACAAAATATGGAGTTTTTAACTGAAATCATGTTAGAAGCAGGTTTTACTGCAATTAGCTCTGAGTGGTGGCACTATAATGATTCAAATTCCGATTTTCCTACGCTTGACGTACCTGTAAAATAG
- a CDS encoding GlsB/YeaQ/YmgE family stress response membrane protein: protein MFSFIWFLIIGGILGWLAGLILGKDIPGGIIGNIIAGIIGAWIGGKLLGAWGPKISDFYIFPALIGAIILIAIISFILKAMRK from the coding sequence TTGTTCAGTTTCATTTGGTTTTTAATCATTGGAGGTATTTTAGGTTGGTTAGCTGGCCTAATACTGGGCAAGGACATACCAGGTGGTATTATTGGGAATATTATTGCAGGTATCATAGGTGCTTGGATAGGTGGAAAATTATTAGGCGCTTGGGGACCAAAAATAAGTGATTTCTATATATTTCCGGCTCTAATTGGTGCGATTATTTTAATTGCGATTATAAGTTTTATTTTAAAAGCAATGCGGAAATAA
- a CDS encoding Cj0069 family protein: protein MNKKVIFFEVQGGNDKGPDGYRKDTMPMVHALQQRGQDAEVIFYDMTKQQEIFDYVKENAIAYVSRINPGNLKDESAYFSMLRQLCKEGIIGMPHPDAMIGYGAKDALVKLADTSLVPSDTYAYYTIEEFKNNFPKSLANGIRVLKQNRGSTGEGIWRVQLVDELEPENTEVPLNATIKCTEAKDNHVEYFELAAFMDFCEQYIVGDNGMLVDMQFLPRIKEGEIRLFMLHDKPVNVVHKKPVESEDSFSATLFSGANYRYDKPEDWKNLVDFFLSKLPVVMDRLGGYDLPLIWTADFILDTDEAGNDRYVLGEMNCSCVGFTSELELAQDIADEIIFKIKEHTLQSI from the coding sequence TTGAATAAGAAGGTTATTTTTTTTGAAGTGCAGGGTGGCAACGACAAAGGGCCAGATGGCTATAGAAAAGATACAATGCCTATGGTTCATGCTTTACAACAACGAGGGCAAGATGCAGAAGTAATTTTCTATGACATGACTAAACAACAAGAAATTTTTGATTACGTAAAAGAAAATGCAATCGCTTATGTCTCTCGGATCAACCCTGGAAATTTAAAAGATGAATCTGCTTATTTTTCTATGTTACGCCAGCTTTGCAAAGAAGGCATCATCGGAATGCCCCATCCTGATGCAATGATTGGTTATGGAGCGAAGGATGCTTTAGTAAAATTAGCAGATACTTCTCTTGTGCCAAGTGATACGTATGCTTACTATACAATCGAAGAATTCAAAAATAATTTTCCAAAATCTTTAGCAAACGGCATACGTGTGTTAAAACAAAATCGTGGTTCGACAGGTGAAGGTATTTGGCGTGTCCAATTAGTGGACGAACTTGAACCAGAAAACACAGAAGTCCCACTTAACGCAACAATTAAATGTACGGAAGCAAAAGATAATCATGTAGAATACTTTGAACTAGCTGCTTTCATGGATTTTTGTGAACAGTATATTGTTGGTGATAACGGAATGCTCGTAGATATGCAATTTCTACCACGGATCAAAGAAGGAGAAATTCGCTTATTCATGCTACATGATAAACCCGTTAATGTTGTTCACAAAAAGCCTGTTGAAAGCGAAGATTCATTTAGCGCGACATTATTTTCTGGTGCAAACTATCGATATGATAAACCGGAAGATTGGAAAAACCTAGTTGATTTCTTTCTAAGCAAATTGCCAGTTGTCATGGATCGTTTAGGCGGTTATGATTTACCACTTATTTGGACTGCAGACTTCATATTAGATACAGATGAAGCAGGAAATGATCGATATGTACTAGGAGAGATGAACTGTTCTTGTGTTGGCTTTACTTCTGAATTAGAATTAGCACAAGATATTGCTGATGAAATTATTTTTAAAATAAAAGAACATACTTTACAATCAATCTAG
- the cydC gene encoding thiol reductant ABC exporter subunit CydC — translation MLNHAWVKPYVQQNKKLLVLVFFLGTMTFICASALMFTSGYLISKSATHPENILLVYVPIVLVRTFGIFRPVFNYAEQLTSHSLVLKILSKMRVRLYQKLETQALTLSKRFSTGNLLGVLADDLEHLQNLYLKTVFPSIFAIILYIIAIVALGFFSVPFALLMALLLFVLVVIIPLISLLTNRKRMIQMKALRGELYTSLTDAVMGLSDWKISGNQQKFLTAYEDIEQRQDALEYAMNTFNRRRNLLFQAIIAVMTLLMIIFAGISANAGEFTHIWIAAFVLVVFPLAESFAPVSDAVSHLPNYETSLKRLDTIEVEDENIASLKEQVLNLKDQSLAISINNVTFKYDGTHQDVLHQMNLHFQQGEKIAILGKTGSGKSTLAKLILGDLKPTKGSVKINEQDTSTIHEDIALIVGVLEQKPHLFDTTVMNNIRLGNVHATNEEVIEAAKKVQMHDYIESLPHGYNTRMHELGERFSGGERQRIALARILLQDTPIVILDEPTVGLDAITEKKLIDTILKSLEGKTIIWITHHLTGVDQMDRVIFIDNGTVFLEGSHQELLLNNSRYKRLYTLDHPIH, via the coding sequence ATCCTCAATCATGCATGGGTAAAACCTTATGTTCAACAAAATAAAAAGCTACTGGTACTCGTATTCTTCTTAGGAACAATGACATTTATTTGTGCAAGCGCATTAATGTTTACATCGGGTTACTTGATTTCTAAATCAGCTACTCACCCTGAAAATATATTATTGGTATATGTACCGATTGTGCTTGTTCGTACTTTTGGTATTTTCCGTCCAGTATTTAACTATGCTGAGCAATTAACTAGCCATTCATTGGTTTTAAAGATTCTTTCAAAAATGCGTGTCCGTTTATATCAAAAGTTAGAAACACAGGCTTTAACGCTTTCTAAGCGCTTTTCAACGGGCAATTTACTGGGTGTTTTAGCAGATGATCTTGAACATTTACAAAATTTATATTTAAAAACCGTCTTTCCTAGTATTTTCGCCATCATTTTATACATCATTGCAATTGTTGCATTAGGATTCTTCTCAGTTCCTTTTGCACTACTGATGGCATTACTATTGTTTGTTCTTGTGGTGATTATTCCTCTTATTTCGTTACTAACAAACCGTAAACGAATGATTCAAATGAAAGCACTTCGAGGCGAATTATATACATCTCTTACTGATGCAGTGATGGGTTTAAGTGATTGGAAAATTAGTGGCAATCAACAAAAATTTTTAACTGCCTATGAAGACATTGAACAAAGACAAGACGCACTAGAATATGCTATGAATACATTTAATCGCCGTAGAAATTTATTATTCCAGGCAATTATTGCGGTTATGACATTACTAATGATTATCTTTGCTGGAATAAGTGCAAATGCTGGTGAATTCACACATATCTGGATTGCAGCATTCGTATTAGTGGTATTTCCTTTAGCAGAATCTTTTGCACCTGTTTCTGATGCTGTTAGTCACTTACCTAATTATGAGACTTCTTTAAAACGATTAGATACGATTGAAGTAGAAGATGAAAACATTGCCTCTTTAAAAGAGCAAGTCTTAAATTTAAAAGATCAATCTTTAGCAATTTCAATTAATAATGTTACTTTTAAATATGATGGAACCCATCAAGATGTTTTACATCAAATGAATTTACATTTTCAACAAGGCGAAAAAATTGCCATCTTAGGGAAAACAGGTTCAGGGAAAAGTACATTGGCCAAATTAATTTTAGGTGATCTTAAACCAACAAAAGGCTCTGTTAAAATAAACGAACAAGATACTTCTACAATCCATGAAGATATTGCTCTTATCGTAGGTGTTCTTGAACAAAAGCCCCATTTATTTGACACAACTGTTATGAATAATATCCGTTTAGGGAATGTTCATGCCACCAATGAGGAAGTAATAGAAGCAGCCAAAAAAGTACAAATGCATGATTATATTGAATCCCTTCCTCATGGATACAATACTCGAATGCATGAACTGGGTGAACGTTTCTCAGGAGGCGAACGGCAAAGAATTGCTTTAGCTCGGATTTTGTTACAAGATACACCGATCGTTATTCTTGACGAACCCACTGTAGGTCTTGATGCAATTACTGAAAAAAAATTAATTGATACCATCTTGAAGTCTTTAGAAGGTAAAACGATTATTTGGATTACTCACCATCTAACTGGCGTCGATCAAATGGATCGTGTTATTTTTATCGATAATGGTACGGTTTTCTTAGAAGGTTCACATCAAGAATTGCTACTTAATAATTCTCGTTATAAAAGATTATACACTTTAGATCATCCTATTCATTAA
- the cydD gene encoding thiol reductant ABC exporter subunit CydD gives MIDKALFKLSRIKGTMVYLLIMSFLQGTFTILQAIYLAKTITNLFHKEQLSDQLLPMSLFFVFFVAKHVVVYFREKHMTHFSINKGSELRKQLTAKLFNLGPNITATEGTGNMVTMALEGISNVEQYIKLFLPKIVNMFVIPVMIFIYTLTLDSRSAIILLLVLPILIFFLILLGIAARAKADKQYETYQVLSNHFVDSLRGLQTLRFLGLSKKYDRNIRNVSEQYRKATIGTLAVAFLSTFALEFFTSLSVAIIALFLGLGLIKGSLVLLPSLTILILAPEYFAPIREFGADYHATLDGKNAFTAISSVLNRPSLKQDTSTISKWDEQSTMMIKNITIQYAETNAPSLNQVSFHLKGYQKVGIIGASGSGKSTLINVLSGFAEPNSADIEINGKPVQSFANNDWQKQIYYIPQHPYLFHDTVRNNIAFYTKDATEEQIKKACERAGLTVVIDSLSNGYDEIIGETGRALSGGQEQRIALARAFLDHSRKVLLFDEPTAHLDIETEWEIKQRMLPLFENRLVFFATHRLHWMMDMDVILVMNKGKIVEQGTHEELLAKKGYYYELVHQQSHGTEA, from the coding sequence ATGATTGACAAAGCGCTATTTAAACTCAGCAGAATAAAAGGAACAATGGTTTACTTATTGATAATGAGTTTTCTACAAGGGACCTTTACGATTCTTCAAGCGATTTATTTAGCGAAGACAATTACAAACTTATTCCATAAGGAGCAGCTGTCTGATCAGCTGCTCCCTATGTCATTATTTTTTGTTTTCTTCGTTGCAAAGCATGTCGTAGTTTACTTTAGAGAAAAACATATGACACATTTTTCTATAAACAAAGGTTCAGAATTACGCAAACAACTAACAGCCAAATTATTTAATCTCGGCCCTAATATTACGGCAACTGAAGGGACTGGGAATATGGTGACAATGGCATTAGAAGGTATTTCAAATGTAGAACAATACATTAAACTATTCCTTCCTAAAATAGTGAATATGTTTGTCATTCCAGTTATGATTTTCATCTATACCTTAACACTCGATTCTCGATCCGCCATCATTCTCTTGCTTGTTCTTCCTATTTTGATCTTCTTCCTTATATTATTAGGAATTGCTGCAAGAGCTAAGGCAGATAAACAATATGAAACGTATCAAGTGTTATCAAATCACTTTGTAGATTCACTTCGTGGTTTACAAACTTTACGCTTTTTAGGATTAAGTAAAAAATATGATCGTAATATTCGTAATGTCAGTGAGCAATATCGGAAAGCAACAATAGGAACATTAGCAGTAGCATTCTTATCAACATTTGCTCTAGAATTCTTTACAAGCCTTTCAGTTGCAATTATCGCTTTATTTTTAGGTTTAGGTTTAATTAAGGGTTCTCTAGTGTTATTGCCATCGTTAACGATTTTAATTTTAGCTCCTGAATATTTTGCACCGATTCGTGAATTTGGCGCAGACTATCATGCAACATTGGATGGGAAAAATGCATTTACAGCAATCTCTTCTGTTTTAAATCGTCCATCATTGAAACAAGATACGTCAACAATTTCAAAATGGGATGAACAATCCACAATGATGATTAAAAATATAACCATTCAATATGCGGAAACAAATGCACCTTCATTGAATCAAGTATCTTTTCATTTAAAAGGCTATCAAAAAGTTGGGATAATTGGCGCAAGTGGTTCGGGTAAATCTACTCTTATCAATGTATTGAGTGGTTTTGCTGAACCGAATTCCGCTGACATTGAGATCAACGGGAAACCTGTTCAATCATTCGCAAACAATGATTGGCAAAAACAAATTTACTATATTCCACAACACCCTTATCTGTTTCATGATACCGTTCGTAATAATATCGCCTTTTATACAAAAGATGCCACAGAAGAGCAAATAAAAAAAGCATGTGAACGCGCTGGATTGACAGTGGTAATCGACTCACTGTCAAATGGGTATGATGAAATCATCGGTGAAACAGGCCGTGCATTAAGTGGTGGTCAAGAACAACGAATCGCACTTGCAAGAGCTTTCCTCGATCATTCTAGAAAGGTTCTACTGTTTGATGAACCAACAGCACATTTAGATATTGAAACAGAATGGGAAATTAAACAACGTATGCTCCCACTATTTGAAAATCGATTGGTATTCTTTGCAACACATCGTCTTCACTGGATGATGGATATGGATGTAATACTTGTTATGAATAAAGGTAAAATTGTCGAACAAGGAACGCACGAAGAACTCCTTGCCAAAAAAGGCTATTACTACGAATTAGTTCATCAACAATCCCATGGAACGGAGGCGTAA
- the cydB gene encoding cytochrome d ubiquinol oxidase subunit II has product MSLEELWFVLIAVLFVGFFFLEGFDFGVGMSTRLLAKNKHEREQIQATIGPFWDANEVWLITAGGALFAAFPNWYATMFSGYYTLFVILLLVLIARGVGIEYSHHAKSDQGKNLWYWLFFIGSVAAPFLLGMLFTSLVRGMPIDAKMHLYGSFSDFVNVYSLVGGLAVVLLSLVHGLTFIGLRTTGDVRKRAISLLNKVYILLFVGEVIFAVLSYYQTDLFTVRPVATPLLLGLTVLATVLGMLFANKKREGFAFTFSGLAIVFVVSMLFIGLFPRVMISSIDPSFNLTIENAASGHYTLSVMTKVACTLLPFVLGYQIWSYYVFRKRISPKK; this is encoded by the coding sequence ATGAGTTTAGAAGAATTATGGTTTGTATTAATAGCTGTTCTCTTTGTCGGATTTTTCTTCCTAGAAGGGTTTGACTTTGGCGTTGGAATGTCAACACGCTTACTTGCTAAAAATAAACACGAACGAGAACAAATTCAAGCAACAATCGGACCTTTCTGGGACGCAAATGAGGTATGGTTGATTACAGCGGGCGGTGCATTATTTGCAGCATTCCCTAACTGGTATGCTACGATGTTCTCAGGTTATTACACATTATTCGTTATTCTTCTACTCGTCTTAATAGCTCGCGGTGTGGGGATTGAATATAGTCATCACGCAAAATCAGATCAAGGTAAAAACTTATGGTATTGGCTATTCTTTATTGGTAGCGTAGCAGCACCATTCTTATTAGGTATGCTATTTACTAGCCTTGTTCGTGGTATGCCAATTGACGCAAAAATGCATCTCTATGGATCATTTTCTGATTTTGTGAATGTCTACTCATTGGTTGGTGGACTAGCTGTTGTATTACTTTCATTGGTACATGGATTAACATTCATTGGTTTACGTACAACTGGTGATGTTCGTAAAAGAGCCATTTCTTTGTTAAATAAAGTGTATATCCTACTTTTTGTCGGAGAAGTGATCTTTGCTGTATTATCTTACTATCAAACAGATCTATTTACTGTACGTCCAGTGGCAACACCATTATTATTAGGATTAACCGTTCTAGCAACCGTATTAGGTATGCTATTTGCTAATAAAAAACGTGAAGGCTTCGCCTTTACATTCTCAGGCCTTGCGATTGTATTTGTTGTATCTATGCTGTTTATCGGGTTATTCCCACGCGTGATGATCAGTTCAATTGATCCATCCTTTAACTTAACAATTGAAAATGCAGCAAGTGGACATTACACATTATCTGTTATGACAAAAGTAGCTTGTACATTACTTCCATTTGTATTAGGCTACCAAATTTGGAGTTACTACGTATTCCGTAAACGTATTAGCCCTAAGAAATAG